The following coding sequences lie in one uncultured Mailhella sp. genomic window:
- a CDS encoding TOBE domain-containing protein, with protein sequence MTRSMLEQLTLRWEAWEAEATTTAKKIVRARLHLLFLLIRYGGLRLGEALNLPVKSAVDTVTGMVHIPDPGGRDVLLPLSCMKHIRRILSLPEAEDPAFLHFDQGFVRRKFYAVAEGMGLAPGMAGPRAIRYARGLELLELHVPFNVVQAFLGQQKSSQIAEFLEFAGGEAKRIVKDHAPAAGPDDEPDNSFIGIVTGLETGMRAVGVEVTTFSDLVIAALCDARQFMDMELHLNQVVTASVDPEQIVLSTEKAALSIQGPIRASVAALHKDTAETFLVLELADGSRMNAVQETAAVSRLGLRQGSRVYVSFPARSVSLRTD encoded by the coding sequence TTGACCAGATCCATGCTTGAACAGCTCACCCTCCGCTGGGAAGCATGGGAAGCGGAAGCCACCACCACGGCGAAAAAGATCGTGCGTGCGAGGCTTCATCTTCTCTTTCTGCTCATCCGCTACGGCGGCCTCCGCCTCGGCGAAGCCCTGAACCTGCCCGTGAAGAGCGCCGTGGACACCGTGACCGGCATGGTTCACATTCCCGATCCCGGCGGCCGCGACGTTTTGCTTCCCCTCTCCTGCATGAAGCATATCCGGCGCATTCTCAGCCTGCCCGAGGCCGAAGATCCCGCCTTTCTGCACTTCGATCAGGGCTTCGTGCGCCGCAAATTCTACGCCGTGGCCGAAGGCATGGGACTTGCGCCGGGCATGGCCGGTCCGCGGGCCATACGCTACGCCCGGGGCCTGGAACTTCTGGAACTGCATGTGCCCTTCAACGTGGTGCAGGCCTTCCTCGGACAGCAGAAGTCCTCCCAGATTGCGGAATTTCTCGAATTTGCCGGCGGCGAAGCCAAGCGCATCGTGAAGGATCACGCCCCGGCAGCAGGTCCGGACGACGAACCGGACAATTCGTTCATCGGCATCGTCACCGGTCTGGAAACCGGCATGCGCGCGGTGGGCGTGGAAGTCACCACCTTTTCCGATCTCGTCATCGCCGCCCTGTGCGACGCAAGACAGTTCATGGACATGGAACTTCACCTCAATCAGGTGGTCACCGCGTCCGTCGATCCCGAACAGATCGTGCTTTCCACGGAAAAAGCCGCCCTCAGCATTCAGGGGCCGATACGCGCAAGCGTGGCGGCCCTGCACAAGGACACGGCGGAAACCTTTCTCGTGCTGGAACTGGCCGACGGCTCCAGAATGAACGCCGTGCAGGAAACCGCCGCCGTTTCGCGGCTCGGCCTCCGGCAGGGCAGCAGAGTGTACGTCAGCTTTCCCGCGCGAAGCGTCAGCCTCCGCACCGACTAG
- a CDS encoding MoaD/ThiS family protein, whose protein sequence is MSILIKLSTTLRDLVPDYDPEAGLQFSLGEGESSLTAGELASRIGIPHEEIKIVMINSRQNDLDSTVNDGDRVAYFPAVGGG, encoded by the coding sequence ATGAGCATACTGATAAAACTCAGCACCACCCTTCGCGATCTCGTTCCCGACTACGATCCGGAAGCGGGTCTTCAGTTTTCGCTCGGCGAGGGCGAGAGCTCGCTGACCGCCGGAGAACTGGCGAGCCGCATCGGCATCCCTCACGAGGAAATCAAAATCGTCATGATCAACAGCCGTCAGAACGACCTTGACTCCACCGTGAACGACGGCGACCGCGTGGCGTACTTTCCCGCCGTGGGAGGAGGCTAA
- the glp gene encoding gephyrin-like molybdotransferase Glp, whose amino-acid sequence MKSFLTLKSVDEVLSLVETFERLPEEYVPLDESAGRYLALDWSAPEDLPGFDRSTVDGYAVRARDVFGAQEGSPALLECVGECPMGKTPDFSLAPGQTARIFTGGMLPEGADCVVMVEYSRQAGGNLVELVRTQAPGDHVLERDEDAAMGQELIPAGRRLRPQETGLLAALGQVRVPVTRRPRVAVLSTGDEVVPCEEKPQPGQVRDVNSHSLAALCRKEGAEVRLAGLVRDDVARLEATVRGLLDWADVVLLSGGSSAGMRDHTVDIFLSMPESALLVHGAAISPGKPFILARSGHKCLMGLPGHVSSALVCARAFLSPLLRHLQGGEAPVVPGVQAVLSRAVASAQGRRDFIRVKLSRTEQGWVADPVTAPSGLISGLVVADALVVCPENSEGLYAGQEVFAELLD is encoded by the coding sequence ATGAAGTCCTTTCTTACTCTAAAGTCGGTGGACGAGGTTCTGTCCCTCGTCGAAACGTTTGAGCGCCTTCCAGAAGAATATGTTCCTCTGGATGAGAGCGCGGGCCGCTATCTTGCCCTGGACTGGAGCGCTCCCGAAGATCTTCCGGGCTTCGACCGCTCCACGGTGGACGGCTATGCCGTCCGCGCGAGGGACGTGTTCGGCGCACAGGAAGGTTCGCCCGCGCTGCTGGAATGCGTGGGCGAATGCCCCATGGGCAAAACGCCGGACTTCTCTCTTGCGCCGGGACAGACGGCGCGCATCTTCACGGGCGGCATGCTTCCGGAAGGGGCCGACTGCGTGGTGATGGTGGAATATTCCAGGCAGGCGGGCGGCAATCTTGTGGAACTTGTGCGCACGCAGGCTCCGGGCGATCACGTGCTCGAACGCGACGAGGACGCGGCCATGGGGCAGGAGCTCATTCCGGCGGGACGGCGTCTGCGTCCGCAGGAAACGGGACTTCTGGCCGCGCTCGGACAGGTGCGCGTGCCGGTGACGCGCCGTCCGCGCGTGGCCGTGCTTTCCACGGGCGACGAGGTGGTTCCCTGCGAGGAGAAGCCGCAGCCCGGGCAGGTGCGGGACGTGAATTCCCACTCTCTTGCGGCGCTGTGCCGCAAGGAAGGCGCCGAGGTGCGTCTGGCCGGTCTGGTGCGCGACGACGTCGCCAGGCTGGAAGCGACGGTGCGCGGGCTTCTGGACTGGGCCGACGTGGTGCTGCTTTCCGGCGGTTCGTCGGCCGGCATGCGCGATCACACCGTGGACATTTTTCTTTCCATGCCGGAGAGCGCCCTGCTGGTACACGGCGCTGCCATCAGCCCCGGCAAGCCGTTCATTCTTGCCCGCTCCGGGCACAAGTGCCTCATGGGCCTTCCCGGACACGTGTCGAGCGCGCTGGTCTGCGCCCGCGCTTTTCTTTCGCCGCTGCTCAGACATCTGCAGGGCGGCGAGGCTCCCGTGGTTCCGGGCGTGCAGGCCGTGCTTTCGCGCGCCGTGGCTTCGGCGCAGGGGCGGCGCGACTTCATCCGCGTAAAGCTCTCCCGCACGGAACAGGGCTGGGTTGCGGATCCCGTCACCGCGCCTTCGGGACTCATTTCCGGGCTGGTTGTCGCCGACGCGCTGGTGGTCTGCCCGGAAAACAGCGAAGGGCTGTACGCCGGGCAGGAAGTGTTTGCCGAACTGCTGGATTAG
- a CDS encoding ABC transporter permease codes for MGYFSDGLQKAIDLLLHMDDATFSAIEATLTSTSCALVIASVLGLPLGFLLGYTNFPGKKLIRLVSDTLLAFPTVLIGLVVYVLITYRGPFGQFGLLFTVPGMVIGQSILALPIVVSWTAQAVENLDRRCRETLLTLGASSTQLALHTIREIRYDLGMVCVTAFGRVVTEVGVAMMLGGNIRYSTRTMTTAISLETSKGEFAQGIALGLVLLFIAFLVNFLMTWLRQKGRA; via the coding sequence ATGGGATATTTCAGCGACGGCTTGCAGAAGGCCATCGACCTTCTGCTGCACATGGACGACGCCACCTTCTCCGCCATCGAGGCCACGCTCACATCCACGAGCTGCGCCCTCGTCATCGCCTCCGTTCTCGGGCTGCCCCTGGGCTTTCTGCTCGGCTACACCAACTTTCCGGGCAAAAAGCTCATACGCCTCGTGTCCGACACGCTCCTGGCCTTTCCCACCGTGCTCATCGGTCTTGTCGTCTATGTGCTCATCACCTACCGCGGCCCGTTCGGTCAGTTCGGACTGCTCTTCACCGTGCCCGGCATGGTCATAGGTCAGAGCATTCTCGCCCTGCCCATCGTCGTCTCCTGGACGGCGCAGGCCGTGGAAAATCTGGACCGGCGCTGCCGGGAAACCCTGCTCACGCTCGGCGCATCCTCCACGCAGCTCGCCCTGCACACCATCCGCGAAATACGCTACGATCTCGGCATGGTCTGCGTGACGGCCTTCGGCCGCGTGGTCACGGAAGTGGGCGTGGCCATGATGCTCGGCGGCAACATCCGCTATTCCACGCGCACCATGACCACCGCCATTTCGCTGGAAACCAGCAAGGGCGAATTCGCGCAGGGCATAGCCCTCGGACTCGTGCTTCTGTTCATCGCCTTTCTGGTGAACTTTCTCATGACCTGGCTCAGACAAAAGGGGCGCGCATGA
- a CDS encoding heme-binding protein, translated as MRRTLLTCALLAALVVPASAAVDTSKLQLPGDLTLEQAQKVVDGALAFAKKQGVPMNISVIDAGGNLKAFCRMDGAFLGSIDVSMKKAKTARLFNMSSAELGAAAQPGGELYGIEVTNNGLVIFGGGELLKDKNGVVVGAIGVSGGSVQEDTNVAKAGVASLNK; from the coding sequence ATGCGTCGCACTCTTCTTACCTGCGCCCTTCTGGCCGCTCTGGTTGTTCCCGCTTCCGCCGCTGTCGATACCAGCAAACTCCAGCTTCCCGGCGATCTTACGCTCGAACAGGCGCAGAAGGTCGTTGACGGCGCTCTGGCCTTCGCCAAGAAGCAGGGCGTTCCCATGAACATCAGCGTCATCGACGCCGGCGGCAACCTGAAAGCCTTCTGCCGCATGGACGGCGCCTTCCTCGGCAGCATCGACGTTTCCATGAAGAAGGCCAAGACCGCCCGTCTGTTCAACATGTCCAGCGCCGAACTCGGCGCGGCCGCCCAGCCCGGCGGCGAACTGTACGGCATTGAAGTCACCAACAACGGCCTCGTCATCTTCGGCGGCGGCGAACTGCTGAAGGACAAGAACGGCGTTGTCGTCGGCGCCATCGGCGTGAGCGGCGGCTCCGTGCAGGAAGACACCAACGTGGCCAAGGCCGGCGTCGCCTCCCTGAACAAGTAG
- a CDS encoding ThiF family adenylyltransferase, whose amino-acid sequence MRPFPADPAFAERFAPYLRQQRGERSMVREGVRLLAQELDVPERVAMTELLARDIWPERFSRCRGAFSAQALSALLSTRVLLAGCGGLGGHAAALLARMGVGSLVLCDPDRFEESNLNRQLFCTEQALGRFKAEVCRDGILSIASYMDVEARTVALNEDNLPQMLKGVDVVMDCLDSIARKKMLEEAANRAGVPCVQGSVARNEGLALFDGSGDMPFSLAYPGEDAGNREGAPMNTHVLTVAGTACLMVSLFMRRLCRNRNDDGKLFHLDLSIPELETLTILPRL is encoded by the coding sequence ATGCGCCCCTTCCCTGCCGACCCGGCATTTGCCGAACGCTTTGCCCCCTATCTCAGGCAGCAGCGCGGCGAACGCTCCATGGTTCGGGAAGGCGTGCGCCTTCTGGCGCAGGAACTCGACGTTCCGGAACGCGTCGCCATGACGGAGCTGCTCGCCCGCGACATCTGGCCGGAACGTTTCAGCCGCTGCCGCGGAGCCTTCAGCGCGCAGGCGCTTTCCGCCCTGCTTTCCACGAGAGTTCTCCTTGCCGGATGCGGCGGCCTCGGCGGTCACGCGGCGGCGCTTCTGGCGCGCATGGGCGTGGGGAGCCTTGTGCTCTGCGATCCCGACAGGTTCGAGGAAAGCAATCTCAACAGGCAGCTTTTCTGCACGGAACAGGCGCTGGGACGCTTCAAGGCGGAAGTCTGCCGCGACGGCATTCTGAGCATCGCTTCCTACATGGATGTGGAAGCGCGCACCGTGGCTCTGAACGAAGACAATCTGCCGCAGATGCTGAAAGGCGTGGACGTCGTCATGGACTGCCTGGATTCCATCGCGCGCAAAAAGATGCTGGAGGAAGCCGCCAACCGCGCCGGCGTTCCCTGCGTGCAGGGTTCCGTGGCCAGAAACGAGGGCCTCGCCCTTTTCGACGGCAGCGGAGACATGCCCTTCTCACTGGCGTATCCCGGCGAAGATGCGGGCAACAGGGAAGGCGCTCCCATGAACACCCACGTGCTGACCGTAGCAGGCACTGCCTGTCTTATGGTATCTCTCTTCATGCGGAGACTCTGCCGGAACAGGAACGACGACGGAAAGCTCTTTCATCTCGACCTTTCCATCCCGGAACTCGAAACGCTTACGATTCTTCCCCGGCTCTGA
- a CDS encoding ABC transporter ATP-binding protein: MNTLFEAHDLCKRYGDITALRLPYFSMEKGETVALTGRNGSGKSTLLRLLAFLEKPTSGSLFYAGNQTDPRREVTLLLQEPYLMKASVFWNVTLGLRLRGLDAERQRKGYRESMLAVGFADPDGMATRGPGELSGGERQRIALASRLILSPSVLLLDEPTSNVDAASEKAILNVVRTLRSRGVSIVCATHDRDIPAALEAREVSIVNERP; encoded by the coding sequence ATGAACACTCTTTTCGAGGCGCACGATCTCTGCAAGCGCTACGGCGACATCACCGCGCTGCGTCTCCCCTACTTTTCCATGGAAAAGGGAGAAACCGTGGCGCTCACCGGAAGAAACGGCAGCGGCAAGTCCACCCTGCTGCGCCTGCTCGCCTTTCTGGAAAAACCGACGTCCGGCTCCCTGTTCTACGCCGGAAATCAGACCGATCCGCGTCGGGAAGTCACCCTGCTGCTTCAGGAACCCTACCTCATGAAGGCTTCCGTGTTCTGGAACGTGACGCTCGGTCTGCGTCTGCGCGGCCTCGACGCGGAACGTCAGCGCAAGGGCTATCGGGAAAGCATGCTCGCCGTGGGCTTCGCCGATCCCGACGGCATGGCCACCCGCGGACCGGGAGAACTTTCCGGCGGCGAACGGCAGCGCATCGCCCTTGCCTCGCGTCTTATTCTCTCTCCGTCCGTACTTTTACTCGATGAACCGACATCCAATGTTGACGCGGCAAGCGAAAAGGCCATACTCAATGTTGTGCGTACTCTGCGCAGCCGGGGCGTCAGCATCGTGTGCGCCACGCACGACAGAGACATTCCCGCCGCTCTGGAAGCCCGGGAAGTAAGCATTGTCAACGAAAGGCCCTGA
- a CDS encoding molybdopterin biosynthesis protein — protein MARHTYLTMKTPEEARELWFSRVDELGMELGEETVPLSAALHRVISRPVEALRSSPAFHGAAMDGVAVKAEDTFTASPRRPLRLEIGKDAFWINTGHPLPAGCNAVVMVEHLNVEDNGRYVVTEKAAFPWQHVRKLGEDMVATEIILAPGVVIGPYELGALAAAGVVRPPVFRKPEVAVIPSGSEIVALSEAREEDLRAGRALPEFNSLIFSAMIEEAGGNARVCPIVPDDMDRIREAIASAVEDGADLVIMNAGSSAGSHDYTADVIAGMGEVLVHGVAVMPGKPTALGIVEVGGRRVPIVGTPGYPVSAIVAMEEFVLPLLARWQKHGVKRRETVTVTPCNPIPSRPGMEERVRVKIGVVDGACYAVTLPRGAGTVTSLSRADAVIPIERDREGLDAGQPVQAELLRSREEIEGALLAVGSHDNTLDLIDSMLRRTHPGFRLTSAHVGSLGGLLALRRGQCHLAGSHLLDEETGVYNRKAIQENMKGMPAVLVQLVDREQGIMVLPGNPKNITTFEDLCREDVQFINRQRGSGTRVLLDYELKKRGLSPARIQGYRDEEYTHMNVAAAVLSGRADAGLGVRSAAAALGLEFISVGVEEYDLVIPERYMQDAHIQALLEVIRSEEFKENVRAMGGYGTDRTGEILWTYDGK, from the coding sequence ATGGCCAGACATACCTATCTTACAATGAAGACTCCCGAGGAAGCGCGGGAGTTGTGGTTTTCCCGCGTGGACGAACTGGGAATGGAACTCGGAGAAGAGACCGTTCCGCTTTCCGCCGCGCTGCATCGGGTGATTTCCCGTCCCGTGGAGGCGCTGCGTTCGTCGCCCGCCTTTCACGGCGCGGCCATGGACGGCGTGGCCGTGAAGGCCGAGGACACGTTCACGGCTTCTCCGCGCAGGCCGCTGCGGCTGGAAATAGGCAAGGACGCATTCTGGATCAACACCGGTCATCCGCTTCCCGCCGGATGCAACGCCGTGGTCATGGTGGAGCATCTCAACGTTGAGGACAACGGCCGATATGTGGTCACGGAAAAGGCGGCCTTTCCCTGGCAGCACGTGCGCAAGCTCGGCGAAGACATGGTGGCCACGGAAATCATTCTTGCGCCCGGAGTGGTCATAGGCCCCTATGAACTGGGCGCGCTGGCCGCCGCCGGGGTGGTGCGGCCTCCGGTGTTCCGCAAGCCCGAGGTGGCCGTGATTCCCAGCGGATCGGAAATTGTGGCGCTCAGCGAGGCGCGGGAAGAAGATCTGCGCGCGGGCCGGGCGCTGCCGGAATTCAACTCTCTTATTTTTTCCGCCATGATCGAGGAGGCGGGCGGCAATGCCCGTGTCTGCCCCATCGTTCCCGACGACATGGATCGCATTCGCGAGGCCATCGCCTCCGCCGTGGAGGACGGGGCCGATCTCGTCATCATGAACGCAGGTTCTTCGGCGGGCAGCCATGATTACACGGCCGACGTCATTGCCGGCATGGGCGAGGTGCTGGTGCACGGCGTGGCGGTCATGCCGGGCAAGCCTACGGCGCTCGGCATTGTGGAGGTCGGAGGCCGCCGGGTTCCCATTGTCGGAACGCCCGGATATCCGGTTTCCGCCATCGTGGCCATGGAGGAATTCGTTCTGCCGCTGCTCGCCCGCTGGCAGAAGCACGGGGTGAAGCGTCGCGAAACCGTCACCGTGACGCCCTGCAACCCCATTCCCTCGCGCCCCGGCATGGAAGAGCGGGTGCGCGTGAAGATCGGCGTGGTGGACGGAGCCTGCTACGCGGTCACGCTGCCGCGCGGCGCGGGCACGGTGACCAGCCTTTCCCGGGCCGACGCCGTGATTCCCATCGAGCGCGACCGCGAAGGTCTGGACGCCGGACAGCCCGTGCAGGCGGAACTTCTGCGCTCCCGGGAAGAGATTGAGGGCGCGCTGCTTGCGGTGGGAAGCCACGACAATACGCTGGATCTCATCGACAGCATGCTCCGGCGCACGCATCCGGGCTTCCGGCTGACCTCGGCGCACGTGGGCTCCCTGGGCGGACTGCTGGCGCTGCGGCGCGGACAGTGTCATCTGGCGGGAAGCCATCTTCTCGACGAGGAAACCGGCGTTTACAACAGAAAGGCCATTCAGGAGAACATGAAGGGCATGCCCGCCGTGCTGGTGCAGCTCGTGGATCGCGAACAGGGCATCATGGTGCTGCCCGGCAATCCGAAAAACATCACGACGTTTGAGGATCTGTGCCGCGAAGACGTGCAGTTCATCAATCGTCAGCGCGGCAGCGGCACCCGGGTGCTCCTGGATTACGAGCTGAAGAAGCGCGGACTTTCGCCTGCCCGCATTCAGGGCTATCGCGACGAGGAATACACGCACATGAACGTGGCGGCGGCGGTGCTTTCCGGCCGGGCCGACGCGGGCCTCGGCGTGCGTTCTGCGGCGGCGGCCCTCGGGCTGGAATTCATTTCCGTGGGCGTGGAGGAATACGACCTCGTCATTCCCGAGCGCTACATGCAGGACGCCCACATTCAGGCGCTGCTTGAGGTGATACGTTCGGAAGAATTCAAGGAAAACGTGCGTGCCATGGGCGGATACGGCACGGACCGCACAGGCGAGATTCTCTGGACGTACGACGGAAAATAG
- a CDS encoding substrate-binding domain-containing protein, with translation MNHLGKVLFGTLLSLSCVLPAQAADSLMMATTTSTQDSGLLEYVAPVFKKETGIDLKWVAVGTGKALEISKNCDADVLLVHAPDVEKKFIDDGYGIDRRQVMYNDFVIVGPKADPAKIAGKTTGEALKAIYDAKAGFVSRGDKSGTHSAELKLWKQFNLNPDKEPFYISAGQGMMATLAIAAEKGAYALTDRGTWIKYESQQGKNNPLAIVVQGDSALFNQYSVITTNPKLCPNVKKDLAVKFEDWWVNPKTQKLIEDYQLEGKQLFFPNAGK, from the coding sequence ATGAATCATCTCGGCAAAGTCCTCTTCGGCACCCTGCTCTCCCTCTCCTGCGTGCTTCCCGCGCAGGCCGCCGACTCCCTCATGATGGCCACCACCACCAGCACCCAGGATTCCGGCCTGCTGGAATACGTCGCGCCCGTGTTCAAGAAGGAAACCGGCATCGACCTCAAGTGGGTGGCCGTGGGCACCGGCAAGGCTCTTGAAATCTCCAAGAACTGCGACGCCGACGTGCTGCTCGTTCACGCCCCCGACGTGGAAAAGAAGTTCATCGACGACGGCTACGGCATCGACCGCCGTCAGGTCATGTACAACGACTTCGTCATCGTCGGCCCCAAGGCCGACCCCGCGAAGATCGCCGGCAAGACCACGGGCGAAGCTCTCAAGGCCATCTATGACGCCAAGGCCGGCTTCGTGAGCCGCGGCGACAAGTCCGGCACCCATTCCGCCGAGCTCAAGCTGTGGAAGCAGTTCAACCTGAATCCCGACAAGGAACCCTTCTACATTTCCGCCGGTCAGGGCATGATGGCCACCCTCGCCATTGCCGCCGAAAAGGGCGCCTACGCCCTCACCGACCGCGGCACCTGGATCAAGTACGAAAGCCAGCAGGGCAAGAACAATCCTCTCGCCATCGTGGTGCAGGGCGACAGCGCGCTGTTCAATCAGTACAGCGTCATCACCACGAACCCCAAGCTCTGCCCCAACGTCAAGAAGGATCTGGCCGTGAAGTTTGAAGACTGGTGGGTGAACCCCAAGACCCAGAAGCTCATCGAAGACTACCAGCTGGAAGGCAAGCAGCTCTTCTTCCCCAACGCCGGCAAGTAA
- a CDS encoding aldehyde ferredoxin oxidoreductase C-terminal domain-containing protein, translating into MFRFLRVNMATKSCVFEDIPEEYAGLGGRALTSTIVAREVNPICTPLGPHNKLVFAPGLLGATNSPNSNRISVGCKSPLTEGIKESNSGGQPGGHLAKLGILAIIVEDMATEGEWWQLEISKDSAKLVPSTVAGLNNFDAVAKLVEQYGKDCSYVTIGRAGEFKLTAASIAFTDRELRPQRHAGRGGVGAVMGSKGLKAIIINPEGGKNHPLVDEEGFKAASKRFAKALTSHPITGKGLAEYGTAVLVNILHEAGGLPTRNFTCGQFEHHEAVSGERMNKLTKERGGEGSVAHGCMSGCIIRCSGIFPDEKGKFKSKWPEYETLWCFGPHSNIDDLDLICTFDHMCDDIGVDTIDVGVAVGVAMAGGGIPLGDGKAVMEAMKGISEGTPLGRIIGCGTATTGRVFGVRRVPCVKGQSLPAYDPRAVKGVGVTYATTPMGADHTAGYAVTANILSCGGKVDPLKKEGQIELSRNLQIATASVDSVGLCLFTAFAILDIPDALAAIVDMLNAKFGWKLTGDDVVTLGQRILSTEIDFNRRAGITEAADHLPDFFTDEPVAPHNTTFDFTPEELQTTFNWIKK; encoded by the coding sequence ATGTTTCGTTTTCTGCGTGTCAACATGGCTACCAAGAGCTGCGTGTTTGAGGACATCCCCGAAGAATACGCCGGTCTTGGCGGTCGCGCCCTGACCTCCACCATTGTGGCCCGCGAGGTCAACCCCATCTGCACTCCTCTCGGACCGCACAACAAACTCGTTTTTGCCCCCGGTCTGCTGGGCGCCACCAACAGCCCCAACTCCAACCGCATTTCCGTGGGCTGCAAGAGCCCCCTCACCGAAGGCATCAAGGAATCCAACTCCGGCGGTCAGCCCGGCGGCCATCTTGCCAAGCTCGGCATTCTGGCCATCATCGTGGAAGACATGGCCACCGAAGGCGAATGGTGGCAGCTTGAAATCAGCAAGGATTCCGCCAAGCTCGTTCCTTCCACCGTGGCCGGCCTGAACAACTTCGACGCCGTGGCCAAGCTCGTCGAGCAGTACGGCAAGGATTGCAGCTACGTCACCATCGGCCGCGCGGGCGAATTCAAGCTCACCGCCGCCAGCATAGCCTTCACCGACCGCGAACTGCGTCCGCAGCGCCATGCCGGCCGCGGCGGCGTGGGCGCCGTCATGGGTTCCAAGGGACTCAAGGCCATCATCATCAATCCCGAGGGCGGCAAGAATCATCCTCTCGTGGATGAAGAAGGCTTCAAGGCCGCGTCCAAGCGCTTTGCCAAGGCTCTCACCAGCCATCCCATCACCGGCAAGGGCCTTGCCGAATACGGCACCGCCGTGCTCGTGAACATTCTGCACGAAGCGGGCGGCCTTCCCACCCGCAACTTCACCTGCGGCCAGTTCGAGCATCACGAAGCCGTTTCCGGCGAACGCATGAACAAGCTCACCAAGGAACGCGGCGGCGAAGGCTCCGTGGCCCACGGCTGCATGAGCGGCTGCATCATCCGCTGCAGCGGCATCTTCCCCGACGAAAAGGGCAAGTTCAAGAGCAAGTGGCCCGAATATGAAACCCTGTGGTGCTTCGGCCCCCACAGCAACATCGACGACCTCGACCTCATCTGCACCTTCGACCACATGTGCGACGACATCGGCGTGGACACCATTGACGTCGGCGTGGCCGTCGGCGTGGCCATGGCCGGCGGCGGCATTCCGCTCGGCGACGGCAAGGCCGTCATGGAAGCGATGAAGGGCATCAGCGAAGGCACCCCGCTCGGCCGCATCATCGGCTGCGGCACCGCCACCACCGGCCGCGTGTTCGGCGTTCGCAGAGTGCCCTGCGTCAAGGGTCAGAGCCTGCCCGCCTACGATCCGCGCGCGGTCAAGGGCGTGGGCGTCACCTACGCCACCACCCCCATGGGCGCGGACCACACCGCCGGCTACGCGGTCACCGCGAACATCCTTTCCTGCGGCGGCAAGGTTGATCCGCTCAAGAAGGAAGGTCAGATCGAACTTTCCCGCAATCTGCAGATCGCCACGGCTTCCGTGGACAGCGTGGGTCTGTGCCTGTTCACCGCCTTCGCCATCCTCGACATTCCGGACGCCCTCGCGGCCATCGTGGACATGCTGAACGCCAAGTTCGGCTGGAAGCTCACCGGCGACGACGTGGTCACCCTCGGTCAGCGCATCCTGTCCACGGAAATCGACTTCAACCGTCGCGCCGGCATCACCGAAGCCGCCGACCATCTGCCCGACTTCTTCACCGACGAGCCCGTGGCGCCTCACAACACCACCTTCGACTTCACGCCTGAAGAACTGCAGACCACCTTCAACTGGATCAAGAAGTAA
- a CDS encoding transposase, which yields MAFISDQQWRRIEPFLARGKKVGRPRKSDRETLEAVLYVLTTGCRWSDLPRDMGSYVTAWRRFTAWKKDGTFDIIRSCLPASVQLSENATTPRKIKSGKCSLAMKKYAGTKTAQTES from the coding sequence ATGGCATTCATCAGCGATCAGCAATGGAGACGCATCGAGCCGTTTCTTGCCCGGGGCAAAAAGGTAGGACGCCCCCGCAAAAGCGACCGGGAAACGCTCGAAGCCGTTCTCTATGTTCTTACTACAGGCTGCCGCTGGAGCGACCTGCCCCGCGACATGGGCAGCTATGTGACGGCGTGGCGACGCTTTACGGCCTGGAAAAAGGACGGCACCTTCGACATCATCCGTTCCTGCCTGCCCGCAAGCGTGCAGCTTTCCGAAAACGCGACGACGCCGCGGAAAATCAAGTCCGGAAAGTGCAGTCTGGCCATGAAAAAATATGCCGGGACCAAAACGGCGCAGACAGAATCCTGA
- a CDS encoding nitroreductase family protein, translated as MDVLEAIEKRRSIRSYTDRPVEKDVLERLVKTAVKAPTGSGMEPWGFVVLQDKKEIDALSERVKQKVLNNMADYPQFSQYESWLRNEKYHIFNHAGTVLIVYGDCASPWHVYDCSLVAGNIMLAAENEGIGCCWIGFAEALFDDADFKAEHHVPEGYHLVSTLSMGYTKVPVPPCTRKDPVFFSWTK; from the coding sequence ATGGATGTTTTGGAAGCCATAGAAAAACGACGCAGCATTCGCAGCTACACGGATCGTCCCGTGGAAAAGGACGTGCTGGAAAGGCTCGTGAAGACGGCCGTGAAGGCTCCCACCGGCTCCGGCATGGAGCCGTGGGGATTCGTGGTTCTTCAGGATAAAAAAGAAATCGACGCGCTCTCGGAACGCGTCAAGCAGAAGGTGCTGAACAATATGGCGGACTATCCGCAGTTCAGCCAGTACGAATCCTGGCTCAGGAATGAGAAATACCACATCTTCAATCACGCGGGCACGGTGCTCATCGTCTATGGCGACTGCGCTTCGCCCTGGCATGTGTACGACTGCTCCCTCGTAGCCGGCAACATCATGCTCGCCGCGGAAAACGAAGGCATAGGCTGCTGCTGGATAGGCTTTGCCGAAGCCCTCTTCGACGACGCCGACTTCAAGGCCGAACATCATGTTCCCGAAGGCTACCATCTGGTTTCCACGCTGAGCATGGGCTACACCAAGGTGCCCGTGCCGCCGTGCACCCGCAAGGATCCGGTGTTCTTTTCCTGGACAAAGTAG